In the Mus pahari chromosome 19, PAHARI_EIJ_v1.1, whole genome shotgun sequence genome, one interval contains:
- the LOC110336311 gene encoding uncharacterized protein LOC110336311 — MPAPPPWSGGAGPAVQPLPWSPPSPGARRGGAPSLPASGSSPRRRLSATPVAGSRVRRVAEASPRTPCPFDCRTGERHVPTRIGVPAPGRLGAPVARCAPSSCGSGAGSGPPAPSWAAPVEDLTCAGSWPPLAACSISLTPRGALRWDASVCGSRRRR; from the coding sequence ATGCCGGCGCCGCCGCCGTGGTCCGGTGGAGCAGGCCCCGCGGTCCAGCCTCTCCCGTGGTCCCCGCCCAGTCCGGGTGCTCGCCGCGGGGGCGCCCCCAGCCTGCCCGCCTCGGGCTCCAGCCCACGGCGCCGCCTCTCCGCAACTCCCGTGGCCGGGAGCCGGGTGCGACGTGTAGCTGAGGCCTCGCCCCGCACCCCTTGTCCCTTCGATTGCCGGACAGGGGAGAGACACGTCCCCACCCGGATCGGCGTCCCCGCACCGGGGCGTCTGGGAGCCCCGGTCGCCCGCTGCGCTCCCTCGTCCTGCGGATCGGGAGCGGGCTCCGGTCCCCCGGCCCCTAGCTGGGCTGCTCCGGTCGAGGACCTAACTTGTGCCGGCTCCTGGCCGCCCCTCGCTGCCTGTTCCATCAGCCTGACGCCGAGAGGCGCGCTCCGCTGGGACGCATCCGTCTGCGGCTCTCGGCGCCGGCGTTAG